The following proteins are encoded in a genomic region of Agromyces sp. CF514:
- a CDS encoding HNH endonuclease, producing the protein MAQNTHDLSMEQWDAMTAEWGGCAYCGANGRALQKDCVQPISRGGRYTLDNVVPACGACNASKSNDEVTSWLRRKKLDERAFLLRQYEVRTLLQARFAVQDVAGE; encoded by the coding sequence ATGGCGCAGAACACCCACGACTTGAGCATGGAGCAGTGGGATGCGATGACGGCCGAATGGGGTGGCTGCGCGTACTGCGGCGCGAACGGCCGGGCCCTGCAGAAGGACTGCGTACAGCCGATCTCGCGCGGCGGCCGGTACACGCTCGACAACGTCGTGCCGGCCTGCGGCGCCTGCAACGCGAGCAAGTCGAACGACGAGGTCACGTCGTGGCTTCGCCGCAAGAAGCTCGACGAGCGCGCGTTCCTGCTCCGGCAGTACGAGGTCCGCACGCTCCTGCAGGCGCGGTTCGCGGTGCAGGATGTCGCGGGCGAGTGA
- a CDS encoding DedA family protein: MTPLTTLASAPAHAALAAAETADHGFTGLTGFAADILNAMGDAGVGVLVFLEVLIPPIPSEVILPFAGYLSQSGDLHLGWLIAWSTLASVLGALLLYALGAAIGIERAISWVAWTRLVSRTDLERGAEWFHRHGRWSVLFGRMIPGVRSLISLPAGADRMPLPTFVAFTALGSAAWNSLLIGVGAALGTQHQAIDHWLQYLDYLVYGAIGVGLVVLVVRRIREHRAVARGGADGGEATEG; encoded by the coding sequence ATGACTCCCCTGACGACCCTCGCGTCCGCGCCCGCACACGCGGCGCTCGCCGCAGCCGAGACCGCCGATCACGGCTTCACGGGCCTGACCGGCTTCGCCGCCGACATCCTGAACGCCATGGGCGACGCGGGCGTCGGCGTGCTCGTGTTCCTCGAGGTGCTGATCCCGCCGATCCCGAGCGAGGTGATCCTGCCGTTCGCGGGCTACCTCAGCCAGTCGGGCGACCTGCACCTCGGGTGGCTCATCGCCTGGTCGACGCTCGCGTCGGTGCTCGGCGCGCTGCTGCTCTACGCGCTCGGCGCCGCGATCGGCATCGAGCGCGCCATCTCATGGGTCGCGTGGACCAGGCTCGTCAGCCGCACCGACCTCGAGCGCGGCGCCGAGTGGTTCCACCGTCACGGCAGGTGGTCGGTGCTGTTCGGCCGCATGATCCCGGGGGTGCGCAGCCTGATCTCGCTGCCCGCCGGTGCCGATCGGATGCCGCTGCCCACGTTCGTGGCCTTCACCGCCCTCGGGTCGGCGGCCTGGAACTCCCTGCTCATCGGCGTCGGCGCGGCCCTCGGCACGCAGCACCAGGCCATCGACCACTGGCTGCAGTACCTCGACTACCTGGTCTACGGCGCGATCGGCGTCGGGCTCGTCGTGCTCGTGGTGCGTCGCATCCGCGAGCACCGGGCCGTGGCACGAGGTGGCGCCGACGGCGGCGAGGCGACCGAAGGGTGA
- a CDS encoding antibiotic biosynthesis monooxygenase: MTANPTGAANQPVTVSIRREVDPDRIPETTSWVQSGVNLANRYPGFLGSGWVRVDQDSNIWHMLYRFSSEATLDAWEHSAERTAWLAEGHGLVRSERSRRRSGIEGWFDEPPTGSIPVIDSGAASESEDLPPAPPRWKQAVTIWLGFFPVNLAFSYLASPVPGWNELPIWLRVLATTLVLTPIMTYWVLPFVTRSLRRWLAPRTS; this comes from the coding sequence ATGACCGCGAATCCGACCGGCGCCGCGAACCAGCCCGTCACCGTCTCGATCCGTCGAGAGGTCGACCCCGACCGCATCCCCGAGACCACGAGCTGGGTGCAGTCCGGCGTCAACCTCGCCAACCGCTATCCCGGCTTCCTCGGCTCGGGCTGGGTGCGCGTCGACCAGGACTCGAACATCTGGCACATGCTCTACCGGTTCTCGAGCGAGGCGACGCTCGACGCCTGGGAGCACTCGGCCGAGCGCACGGCATGGCTGGCCGAGGGCCACGGCCTCGTGCGGTCCGAACGCTCGCGTCGCCGATCCGGCATCGAGGGCTGGTTCGACGAGCCGCCGACCGGGTCGATCCCGGTGATCGATTCGGGCGCGGCATCCGAATCCGAAGACCTGCCGCCGGCACCGCCCCGATGGAAGCAGGCGGTCACGATCTGGCTCGGGTTCTTCCCGGTGAACCTCGCGTTCAGCTACCTGGCCTCCCCCGTGCCCGGCTGGAACGAGCTGCCGATCTGGCTCCGCGTGCTCGCGACGACCCTCGTGCTCACGCCGATCATGACGTACTGGGTGCTTCCGTTCGTGACCCGCTCGCTACGTCGCTGGCTCGCCCCGCGCACCAGCTGA
- a CDS encoding cupin domain-containing protein, with product MSDYQVLDIGGLDDWRGHFGGFRPDSSRDGRRVVDHELTMQFIGMTANALAPGEEAGYWHRHAKVEELYVFLEGRGQMGLDDDVLDVGAGSVVRVGQGVWRTWRCAPDGDGELRWLCIRAGGTELPHFPDDSERGGDRPMPW from the coding sequence GTGAGCGACTATCAGGTTCTGGACATCGGCGGCCTCGACGACTGGCGGGGGCATTTCGGCGGGTTTCGCCCCGACAGCTCGCGCGACGGGCGCCGTGTGGTCGACCACGAGCTCACGATGCAGTTCATCGGCATGACGGCCAACGCGCTGGCGCCGGGTGAAGAGGCGGGCTACTGGCACCGGCACGCGAAGGTCGAGGAGCTCTACGTGTTCCTCGAGGGTCGCGGGCAGATGGGCCTCGACGACGACGTGCTCGACGTCGGCGCCGGATCCGTCGTGCGCGTCGGCCAGGGCGTCTGGCGCACGTGGCGCTGCGCGCCCGACGGCGACGGCGAGCTGCGGTGGCTCTGCATCCGCGCAGGCGGCACCGAGCTGCCGCACTTCCCCGACGACTCCGAGCGCGGCGGCGACCGGCCGATGCCCTGGTAG
- a CDS encoding MFS transporter: protein MTEHAPETTATEERRSWAPMVGLFLAQVLMSFNVAALPISLGGMVEDFGVPPTVASTTIVVYGLAVAALVMTGAKLGQRIGWVLIFRCVLVVFAASSLIMILAPTIGWAIAGQVLAGAAAAIIVPSLVALIAENYRGTQQATAVGSLGSARAFSGISAFLIGGTLGTLVGWRPIFFITLALAIAVFALSFGLRSDRGDRSVRIDLVASLLIGAAIVLLTLGFNNLNSWGILLADDGAPFDVLGLSPAPVFVVVGLILGQAFFLWTRRRMRRGQEPLVNLSVLGHARERSAVYAMFIIVSMEAAVNFTVPTYIQVVQGRTPFDTSLAMMPFNLTVFVTATLIVRFYRRFSPRTIALFSFALTTLALLWLSFVVTNNWETLPTILGLVVFGIGQGALVTLVFNVLVTAAPKELAGDVGSIRGTTQNLASAVGTAVMGALLVTMLTLNVAGAAAEHPDLPDELLAQVDLDQVNFISNDDLRVTLEQTTATPEQVDAAVALNEEERLRTLKLGFLVLAGLSAVAAIPASRLPKYRPEEIPDPSKSA from the coding sequence ATGACCGAGCACGCACCCGAGACGACGGCCACCGAGGAGCGGCGCTCCTGGGCGCCGATGGTGGGCCTCTTCCTCGCCCAGGTCCTGATGTCGTTCAACGTCGCGGCGCTGCCGATCTCGCTCGGCGGCATGGTCGAGGACTTCGGCGTGCCGCCCACCGTCGCGAGCACGACGATCGTCGTCTACGGCCTCGCAGTCGCGGCCCTCGTCATGACGGGCGCCAAGCTCGGCCAGCGCATCGGGTGGGTGCTCATCTTCCGATGCGTGCTCGTGGTGTTCGCGGCATCCTCGCTCATCATGATCCTCGCACCCACGATCGGCTGGGCCATCGCCGGGCAGGTGCTCGCGGGTGCGGCCGCGGCCATCATCGTTCCGTCGCTCGTCGCCCTGATCGCCGAGAACTACCGGGGCACGCAGCAGGCCACCGCCGTGGGCTCGCTCGGCTCGGCGCGCGCGTTCTCGGGCATCAGCGCCTTCCTCATCGGCGGCACGCTCGGAACGCTCGTCGGCTGGCGTCCGATCTTCTTCATCACGCTCGCCCTCGCGATCGCGGTCTTCGCGCTGAGCTTCGGGCTTCGTTCGGACCGCGGCGACCGGTCGGTGCGCATCGACCTCGTCGCCTCACTGCTCATCGGCGCGGCGATCGTGCTGCTCACGCTCGGATTCAACAACCTGAACTCGTGGGGCATCCTGCTCGCCGACGACGGTGCCCCCTTCGACGTGCTCGGCCTCTCGCCGGCGCCCGTCTTCGTGGTGGTCGGGCTGATCCTCGGGCAGGCCTTCTTCCTCTGGACGAGGCGACGCATGCGGCGTGGCCAGGAACCCCTCGTGAACCTGAGCGTGCTCGGGCACGCACGCGAGCGCTCGGCGGTCTACGCGATGTTCATCATCGTCTCGATGGAGGCCGCGGTGAACTTCACCGTGCCGACCTACATCCAGGTCGTGCAGGGCCGCACGCCGTTCGACACCTCGCTCGCGATGATGCCGTTCAACCTGACCGTGTTCGTCACGGCGACCCTCATCGTGCGGTTCTACCGCCGCTTCAGCCCCCGCACGATAGCGCTGTTCTCGTTCGCGCTCACGACGCTGGCGCTGCTGTGGCTCTCGTTCGTCGTGACCAACAACTGGGAGACGCTGCCGACGATCCTCGGGCTCGTGGTCTTCGGCATCGGCCAGGGCGCGCTCGTGACCTTGGTGTTCAACGTGCTCGTCACGGCCGCGCCGAAGGAGCTCGCGGGCGACGTCGGCTCGATCCGCGGCACCACGCAGAACCTCGCCTCAGCGGTCGGCACGGCCGTGATGGGCGCCCTGCTGGTCACGATGCTCACCCTGAACGTCGCAGGTGCCGCGGCCGAGCATCCCGACCTGCCCGACGAACTCCTCGCGCAGGTCGACCTCGACCAGGTGAACTTCATCAGCAACGACGACCTGCGCGTCACGCTCGAGCAGACGACCGCAACGCCCGAACAGGTCGACGCGGCCGTCGCGCTCAACGAGGAGGAGCGCCTGCGCACGCTCAAGCTCGGGTTCCTCGTCTTGGCGGGGCTCAGCGCGGTCGCCGCGATCCCGGCGTCGCGCCTGCCGAAGTACCGGCCCGAGGAGATCCCCGACCCGTCGAAGTCGGCCTAG
- a CDS encoding anti-sigma factor domain-containing protein, producing the protein MNRADDAANGAGDDLRDLAAAYALDALDESDRARFERALADSPELQAEVESFRAIATGLGDGVEPVAPPASLKASLFDKLDAAPQERRADAAASVTPQSEPAAAPEVAPASDTAPEFVAAPAVDLAARRARRRIAIAWSSAAAVVLLVAGAFIGANWFGPNGWGAQREMASLAAASDAQQTTAEVTGGGEVTLVSSAEQGRSAIVADGLSELGDEHTYELWYIDESGAVSAGTFDVTGSDEAWRILEGEFAQGLAVGITVEPAGGSPQPTTEPVAVIQT; encoded by the coding sequence ATGAACCGAGCGGATGACGCGGCGAACGGCGCCGGCGACGACCTCCGCGACCTCGCTGCGGCGTATGCGCTCGATGCGCTCGACGAGTCGGACCGCGCCCGGTTCGAGCGCGCGCTCGCGGACTCCCCCGAACTGCAGGCCGAGGTCGAGTCGTTCCGTGCGATCGCCACCGGCCTCGGCGACGGGGTCGAACCCGTCGCGCCCCCCGCCTCGCTCAAGGCGAGCCTGTTCGACAAGCTCGATGCGGCTCCGCAGGAACGGCGGGCGGATGCCGCGGCATCCGTCACTCCGCAGTCCGAACCCGCCGCCGCTCCAGAGGTTGCGCCGGCCTCCGACACCGCCCCCGAATTCGTCGCGGCCCCCGCCGTCGATCTCGCCGCACGTCGAGCACGCCGCCGCATCGCGATCGCCTGGTCGTCGGCCGCAGCCGTGGTCCTGCTCGTCGCGGGCGCCTTCATCGGCGCGAACTGGTTCGGCCCGAACGGCTGGGGCGCGCAGCGCGAGATGGCGTCGCTGGCCGCGGCATCCGATGCGCAGCAGACCACTGCGGAGGTGACCGGCGGCGGCGAGGTCACCCTCGTGTCGTCGGCCGAGCAGGGTCGCAGCGCGATCGTCGCAGACGGGCTCTCCGAGCTCGGCGACGAGCACACGTACGAGCTCTGGTACATCGACGAGAGCGGTGCCGTGTCGGCGGGCACGTTCGACGTGACGGGCAGCGACGAGGCCTGGCGAATCCTCGAGGGCGAGTTCGCGCAGGGCCTCGCGGTCGGCATCACGGTGGAGCCGGCGGGCGGCTCGCCGCAGCCCACGACCGAACCCGTCGCGGTCATCCAGACCTGA
- the sigK gene encoding ECF RNA polymerase sigma factor SigK produces the protein MLGIVVDVAEHAGEHPRALEDLLVATASGDREAFGLLYDATSARVFGLVRRVLVDAAQAEEVTQDVFLEAWQTAARFDPERGSAVPWLLTLAHRRAVDRVRASQASRERDLKTGIRDLDVPVDEVAEAAEIAIEHERVADALAELSPAQRECISLAYYGGCTQSEIAARLEVPLGTVKTRLRDGMIRLRDVLGVTT, from the coding sequence ATGCTTGGGATCGTGGTCGACGTCGCTGAGCATGCCGGGGAGCACCCGCGCGCGCTCGAGGACCTGCTCGTGGCCACCGCCTCTGGCGATCGCGAGGCGTTCGGCCTCCTCTACGACGCGACGTCGGCACGGGTGTTCGGACTCGTCCGGCGCGTGCTCGTCGACGCCGCGCAGGCCGAGGAGGTGACGCAGGACGTGTTCCTCGAGGCTTGGCAGACCGCCGCGCGATTCGACCCCGAGCGGGGCTCGGCGGTCCCGTGGCTGCTCACGCTCGCGCACCGGCGAGCGGTCGATCGCGTGCGTGCGTCGCAGGCCTCGCGCGAACGCGACCTGAAGACCGGCATCCGCGATCTCGACGTGCCGGTCGACGAGGTCGCCGAGGCGGCCGAGATCGCGATCGAGCACGAGCGGGTCGCCGATGCGTTGGCCGAGCTCAGCCCAGCACAGCGCGAGTGCATCTCGCTCGCGTACTACGGGGGCTGCACGCAGTCCGAGATCGCGGCGAGGCTCGAGGTGCCGCTGGGCACGGTGAAGACGCGGCTTCGAGATGGCATGATCCGATTGCGAGACGTATTGGGGGTGACGACATGA
- a CDS encoding response regulator transcription factor, whose product MTETAIRILIADDHPIVRDGLRGMFTGDPRFEVVGEAADGAEAVALARALEPAVVLMDLRMPRMDGVTAIKRLAELGLATRVLVLTTYDTDSEVLPAIEAGATGYLLKDAAGDQLMSAVEAAARGEAVLSPTVAMRLMGRVRRPDSPLSTRECEVLRLIATGATNRDIAGRLFISEATVKTHLLHLYAKLDVGDRAAAVAVGFQRGLLD is encoded by the coding sequence GTGACTGAGACCGCCATCCGCATCCTCATCGCCGACGATCACCCCATCGTCAGGGACGGGCTCCGCGGCATGTTCACGGGCGATCCCCGATTCGAGGTGGTCGGCGAGGCAGCCGACGGCGCGGAGGCCGTCGCCCTCGCCCGTGCGCTCGAACCCGCCGTCGTGCTCATGGACCTCCGGATGCCCCGCATGGACGGCGTCACCGCGATCAAGCGGCTCGCCGAGCTCGGCCTCGCGACACGCGTGCTCGTGCTGACCACCTACGACACCGACAGCGAGGTGCTCCCCGCGATCGAGGCGGGCGCCACCGGATACCTGCTGAAGGACGCCGCCGGCGACCAGCTCATGAGCGCCGTCGAGGCAGCCGCCCGCGGTGAGGCGGTGCTGTCTCCGACGGTCGCGATGCGCCTGATGGGCCGCGTTCGCCGGCCCGATTCGCCGCTCAGCACCCGCGAGTGCGAGGTGTTGCGCCTGATCGCGACCGGTGCGACGAACCGCGACATCGCAGGCCGCCTCTTCATCAGCGAGGCGACGGTGAAGACCCACCTCCTGCACCTCTACGCCAAGCTCGACGTCGGCGATCGCGCGGCCGCGGTCGCCGTCGGATTCCAGCGAGGACTGCTCGACTAG
- a CDS encoding sensor histidine kinase yields MSSISGTTARQLELREQRLLRVMAVAPYLLLATSALLSLLTGAHTWIDRLITLWLVLLTAAWMWFMGRRRPPGAVYVTGLILLIAVLCTRDVWFAGFFGFVGYLHSWQYLRSGWRFVGLTATATISITTFMGGLPDPTPVAVFTYLFFIGAIVAAVGLFSSIGDTPSAHSAERKRMVTQLEETIRENAGLHAQLLVQAREAGVLDERQRIAREIHDTIAQGLAGIITQLQAAERADELGSDEVRRRHLGNAAKLARESLAEARRSVHAIGPSQLDADRLPDAIAAVATEWGRLHDVAVEVSTTGDVRPLHPEVEVTFLRVAQEALANSGKHASPNRVGITLSYMDDLATLDVRDDGTGFDPALAADGGGFGLTSMRQRVERIAGVLEIESEPGVGTAVSASVPILPQEITTSPRSTSD; encoded by the coding sequence GTGAGCAGCATCTCGGGGACGACGGCGAGGCAGCTCGAGCTGCGCGAGCAGCGGCTGCTGCGCGTGATGGCCGTCGCACCCTACCTGCTCCTCGCGACCTCGGCCCTGCTTTCGCTGCTCACCGGGGCGCACACGTGGATCGATCGGCTGATCACCCTGTGGCTCGTGCTGCTCACCGCGGCATGGATGTGGTTCATGGGCCGCCGCCGCCCGCCGGGCGCGGTGTACGTCACCGGCCTCATCCTGCTCATCGCCGTGCTCTGCACCCGCGACGTGTGGTTCGCGGGATTCTTCGGCTTCGTCGGATACCTGCACTCCTGGCAGTACCTCCGCTCCGGCTGGCGTTTCGTCGGGCTGACCGCGACGGCCACGATCAGCATCACCACGTTCATGGGCGGCCTCCCGGATCCGACGCCGGTCGCCGTGTTCACGTACCTGTTCTTCATCGGCGCCATCGTGGCCGCCGTCGGCCTGTTCAGCAGCATCGGCGACACCCCGAGTGCGCACAGCGCCGAGCGCAAGCGCATGGTGACCCAGCTCGAGGAGACGATCCGGGAGAACGCCGGGCTCCACGCCCAGCTGCTCGTGCAGGCCCGCGAGGCCGGGGTGCTCGACGAGCGGCAGCGCATCGCCCGCGAGATCCACGACACCATCGCCCAGGGACTGGCCGGCATCATCACCCAGCTCCAGGCGGCCGAACGCGCCGACGAGCTCGGCAGCGACGAGGTCCGCCGCCGTCACCTCGGCAACGCCGCCAAGCTCGCCCGCGAGAGCCTCGCCGAGGCGCGGCGCTCGGTGCACGCCATCGGGCCGTCGCAGCTCGACGCCGACCGGCTGCCCGACGCGATCGCGGCCGTCGCGACCGAATGGGGCCGCCTGCACGACGTCGCCGTCGAGGTCTCGACGACGGGCGACGTGCGCCCACTGCATCCCGAGGTCGAAGTGACCTTCCTGCGCGTCGCGCAGGAGGCGCTCGCGAACTCGGGCAAGCACGCCTCCCCGAACCGCGTGGGCATCACGCTCTCGTACATGGACGACCTGGCGACCCTCGACGTCCGCGACGACGGAACCGGCTTCGACCCCGCGCTGGCGGCCGACGGCGGGGGATTCGGCCTGACGTCCATGCGTCAGCGCGTCGAGCGCATCGCCGGCGTGCTCGAGATCGAATCCGAGCCGGGCGTCGGCACGGCCGTGTCGGCGAGCGTACCGATCCTGCCGCAGGAGATCACGACCTCACCGAGGAGCACGAGTGACTGA
- a CDS encoding ABC transporter permease, producing the protein MSAIAMPATVKLTAVESKLLVREPGSLFTVLIPLFILIVFGSSIGPDDTTLLPMAIAIAIGLVGLYLMPTALATYREKGILRRLSTTPVRPVSLLAVQLILQFVLVLVSCGALLVVAAAVLGAPLPANAMGFAAVFLLGTASMFSIGLLIAALAPSGRAANGIGVLLYFPMAYLAGLMQPASQMPAILVRIGEFTPLGAFRQSLQDVWTGAAPDPLLLGVMAAYSVVVGLAAAKFFRWE; encoded by the coding sequence ATGTCCGCAATCGCCATGCCCGCGACCGTCAAGCTCACCGCGGTCGAGTCCAAGCTGCTCGTACGCGAGCCGGGCTCGCTCTTCACCGTGCTGATCCCGCTGTTCATCCTCATCGTCTTCGGCAGTTCGATCGGCCCCGACGACACGACGCTGCTCCCGATGGCGATCGCGATCGCCATCGGCCTCGTCGGGCTCTACCTCATGCCCACGGCACTCGCGACCTACCGGGAGAAGGGGATCCTGCGCAGGCTCTCCACCACACCGGTGCGGCCGGTGAGCCTCCTGGCCGTACAGCTGATCCTGCAGTTCGTGCTCGTGCTCGTGAGCTGCGGCGCACTGCTCGTCGTGGCCGCGGCGGTGCTCGGCGCACCCCTTCCGGCGAACGCCATGGGCTTCGCCGCCGTGTTCCTGCTGGGCACGGCTTCGATGTTCTCCATCGGCCTCCTGATCGCCGCACTCGCGCCGAGCGGTCGCGCCGCCAACGGCATCGGCGTGCTCCTGTACTTCCCGATGGCCTATCTCGCAGGGCTCATGCAGCCGGCCTCGCAGATGCCCGCTATCTTGGTCAGGATCGGGGAGTTCACCCCGCTCGGCGCCTTCCGCCAGAGCCTGCAGGATGTCTGGACCGGAGCCGCGCCCGACCCGCTGCTGCTCGGGGTCATGGCCGCCTACTCGGTGGTCGTGGGCCTCGCGGCAGCCAAGTTCTTCCGTTGGGAGTGA
- a CDS encoding ABC transporter ATP-binding protein, producing MPVIDVTELSKRYSGRTVLDGVSFSVEEGEIFGILGPNGTGKTTTVEIIEGLRTADSGSVRVLGLDPVVDGRELHEFIGVQLQHTDLPDNLKVWEALDLYASFYRRPRDWRELLVEWGLSEQRNVRFAKLSGGQKQRLIIALALVGDPRVAFLDELTTGLDPQARRATWALIKQIRDTGVTVVLVSHFMDEVEELCDRVAVFSQGRIVAIDSPARLIDGVDAEHAMRFTLASDASDGRLEAIRDLPGVATVQRAGAAVTVSGRGDFAMAVTSMLAREQVLVTDLRIDKRTLDDAFAALTGRESDV from the coding sequence ATGCCAGTCATCGACGTCACCGAACTCTCCAAGCGCTACTCCGGCCGCACCGTGCTCGACGGGGTCTCCTTCTCGGTCGAGGAGGGCGAGATCTTCGGCATCCTCGGGCCGAACGGCACCGGCAAGACCACCACGGTCGAGATCATCGAAGGACTGCGCACCGCCGATTCCGGGTCGGTCCGCGTGCTCGGTCTCGATCCCGTCGTCGACGGCCGGGAACTGCACGAATTCATCGGCGTGCAGTTGCAGCACACCGACCTGCCCGACAACCTCAAGGTCTGGGAGGCGCTCGACCTCTACGCCTCGTTCTACCGCCGCCCGCGCGACTGGCGTGAGCTCCTCGTGGAATGGGGACTCTCGGAGCAGCGCAACGTGCGGTTCGCCAAGCTCTCGGGCGGCCAGAAGCAGCGACTCATCATCGCGCTCGCGCTCGTCGGCGATCCTCGGGTCGCGTTCCTCGACGAACTGACCACCGGGCTCGATCCGCAGGCGCGCCGAGCGACGTGGGCGCTCATCAAGCAGATCCGCGACACCGGAGTCACCGTCGTGCTCGTGAGCCACTTCATGGACGAGGTCGAGGAGCTGTGCGACCGGGTCGCGGTCTTCAGCCAGGGTCGCATCGTGGCGATCGACTCGCCCGCCCGACTGATCGACGGCGTGGACGCCGAGCACGCGATGCGGTTCACCCTGGCTTCGGATGCCTCCGACGGGCGCCTCGAGGCCATCCGCGACCTTCCCGGGGTCGCCACGGTGCAACGCGCCGGTGCGGCGGTGACCGTGTCGGGCAGGGGCGACTTCGCCATGGCCGTCACGTCGATGCTGGCCCGCGAGCAGGTGCTCGTCACCGATCTGCGCATCGACAAGCGAACCCTCGACGACGCCTTCGCCGCCCTCACCGGGCGCGAGTCCGACGTCTGA
- a CDS encoding DUF305 domain-containing protein, whose amino-acid sequence MTARNGSVARMSVLIAASVALVVVAVVAFSIGRLSTLAEPTPTDSSAEAGFSRDMQVHHLQGAELAMIVRDETDDPDIRLLAYDIANTQSQQAGQLYGWLRAWGLPQAASEPSMTWMTTAPAGAAAHDAHGSGAHEPGEPMPGLATPQQIAELQAATGVDAERIFLELMIAHHQGAVEMAEAVLDRSTNTLVTPFATSVVKSQNAEIALMEELLAARA is encoded by the coding sequence ATGACCGCTCGGAACGGCTCCGTCGCGCGGATGTCGGTGCTCATCGCGGCATCCGTCGCCCTGGTGGTCGTCGCGGTCGTCGCCTTCTCGATCGGTCGGCTCAGCACGCTCGCCGAGCCCACGCCGACCGACTCGAGCGCCGAGGCGGGCTTCTCCCGCGACATGCAGGTGCACCACCTCCAGGGCGCCGAGCTGGCGATGATCGTCCGCGACGAGACCGATGACCCCGACATCCGCCTCTTGGCGTACGACATCGCCAACACCCAGTCGCAGCAGGCGGGTCAGCTGTACGGGTGGCTGCGAGCGTGGGGTCTCCCGCAGGCGGCGTCCGAGCCCTCGATGACCTGGATGACCACGGCGCCGGCGGGCGCAGCAGCGCACGACGCGCACGGCAGCGGCGCGCACGAGCCCGGCGAGCCCATGCCCGGCCTCGCGACCCCGCAGCAGATCGCCGAACTCCAGGCCGCCACCGGGGTCGACGCCGAGCGGATCTTCCTCGAGCTGATGATCGCGCACCACCAGGGTGCGGTCGAGATGGCCGAGGCGGTGCTCGACCGTTCGACGAACACGCTGGTCACCCCGTTCGCCACGTCGGTCGTGAAGAGCCAGAACGCGGAGATCGCCCTCATGGAGGAGCTGCTCGCCGCTCGCGCCTGA
- a CDS encoding DUF3105 domain-containing protein has protein sequence MSATPPVPPKIKQAARLKQERAEERARKLEEHRRREARSKRNRRIGIWSAAVGGAVVVALVITAIVLTPQPKTYTAGGDGAEIEGVATFENESAHVDGRVVYDQTPPVGGAHNPAWLNCGVYTEQVPSENAVHSLEHGALWVTYDRSLSESDVAALRAKLPSTYVILSPFASLPAPIVLSGWNTQLAVDDVADSRIESFIEEYWQSGDVPEPGAPCTGAVDGPGKVA, from the coding sequence GTGAGCGCGACCCCGCCCGTTCCCCCGAAGATCAAGCAGGCAGCACGCCTCAAGCAGGAACGGGCGGAGGAACGCGCCAGGAAGCTCGAGGAGCACCGGCGACGCGAAGCCCGCTCGAAGCGCAACCGCCGGATCGGAATCTGGTCCGCTGCGGTCGGCGGCGCCGTGGTCGTCGCCCTCGTCATCACGGCGATCGTGCTGACCCCGCAGCCGAAGACCTACACAGCCGGTGGCGACGGTGCCGAGATCGAGGGCGTCGCGACGTTCGAGAACGAATCGGCGCACGTCGACGGCCGCGTGGTCTACGACCAGACCCCTCCGGTCGGCGGAGCGCACAACCCGGCCTGGCTGAACTGCGGCGTCTACACCGAGCAGGTGCCGAGTGAGAACGCCGTGCACTCGCTCGAGCACGGAGCGCTCTGGGTCACCTACGACCGATCGCTGTCGGAGTCGGACGTCGCCGCGCTGCGGGCGAAGCTCCCGTCCACCTACGTGATCCTCTCGCCGTTCGCGAGCCTGCCCGCACCGATCGTGCTGAGCGGATGGAACACGCAGCTGGCCGTCGACGACGTCGCCGATTCGCGCATCGAGTCGTTCATCGAGGAGTACTGGCAGAGCGGCGACGTGCCCGAGCCCGGCGCGCCGTGCACGGGTGCCGTGGACGGCCCCGGCAAGGTCGCATGA